TGAGCAGAGATTTTCATAAATTACTGAAAATTCAAGCATTCGGGATATCTGTTCTTAGCATTTCCTGCGCATACTCAGGAACCAAGCAAAGTATGTTGTGTAGGAGAATTCTAACCTCGAATGAGGAGGAAGGACCGAGATGGCGCTGAGATCACAAGCTTTATTGATTTGCAGCTTCATTGAGTTTGATTCAGTGATTTGAAAGGTCCGATGAGAATCGAACTTTGCCGTTATTACTTGCTTGAAACCCTAGGTAATCGGCGACAAGGTCGTCGTCTAACTGTGAATTAAGGCAAGCAAACGGTCTCTGAGTGCTTTGTGTTTCTTCGAATTTAGGAGAGGACATCGGAGAGATTTATAACTGCGGAAGAGAGAGGAATCTCGACGGTTATATTCGAGGCGTGGCGGGAAAAGGTACTTCAGAATCAGTTCGGACGCAAACCTTTGCGTCCTGGGCTCGACCCTGTGTCAACAAAGAGGCACAAAGAGGCCCAACATTGTTTTATAGTGGGAGTAATGTTAAGAGTTTTATCATTGGGATGTGCTACGTACAGGCCCCATTGGGGGCCTGCGTGCGCACGAGGAGggtttttacatcattttactaaaattttgttcaaaagtCAAAAATACCCTTAACTTCATCTTCCCTCCCAACAGACCAAAGTTCTCTCTCTTCCAGACCAGAACACGGGCCAGCGTAAAACTTCAACGCCTTTGGTCACTTTTCGAGCTCCGTCCGGCATAGTCGACATCATCTTCTCCACTGGCCGCCGACCACATCAAACCTCTAACATTGAACgaaccttttttgtttttttgttaattattcTTTTAGATTTATATCGGAATTGTGAGGATTTATTGGGAAGATTTATTTATATCGGCATGGGTAGATTTACACGAAGTCAATTTTGTTGCCTTTGGTTTTCTGCTGGTCTTTTTGGATTTCAAGTTTTCGTTGGTTTTGTAGATATTCTTTTTTGTTGCCTTCGATATTCTACTGGTTTTGTTCATAAATCATGGCAAaacttgccttttttttttttattgcaagTTGATATTCTGCTGGTAGGTTTCTATAGGTTTTccatggctttttttttttttttttttttgtattgcgTTTGTTGATATTTTGCTGGCTTTGTCGATTTCtttatagtttgttttttttttttgctttcacACGGAAAGCTGAAACCTTTCATCCGAAAGAAGATTGCCTTGCTGATCGAAGGGGCCGGCCCTGTCGAGCTGAGGAAGGGGACAACGGTCCCGCGCCGATGAAGGATCGGAGACAGCGATCTCGATCTGAAGGCGACGGTTTTCCGATCTGAAGGCGCCGACGATTTCGGATGATTTTGGGCCAGATTCTTTCATGTATTTTACTCCAATTAATAGAACGATAGCGTTTTGACTATTAATGAAACGATTCGTTTCTAGTCGTGCGTGGGGAGTCCCAAAGTGCGGACTGcacttagaatttttctttatgcaTTTGATTGCATTTCCTTAATCctaaaatttatcaaataaatttcatatttttttattcactgTGAATCCCTATTTATGTgttattataaaaagattatttattcgaaaacaaataataaaattatattaataacttttaatattcatattttaatctatttttttaattttaatgaaaataatataatacatgtactttatgatttatttttaattaattaatataatatgtttcctattaaaaaatatatcttaatattataatatagttatcAATAATCGTAAATAAATCATTTTGCTGTTAAATGATTTGTCATTGATGTTGTGTGGGTCCAAACGAGCTATCGTTGCTAAATTCAGATTTGATATTTGCTAAAACGGACCGAAACTGAAAGCTGCTTACTTGTAAATATTGATTACACAGAAATAAGGTTTAAGAGTTTGACAAAAACAGAGCACAAACACAAACTGGCAACCACTACTCACACACATCGTGATTAGAGAGAGACTAAATACAAGGAGGAAACTAAGAAAGAGAAATCCAGACGTTCGAGCTGCGTGGCTACGGACATTTGGTCTTGTTGCCATGGGTGGTCATGTCAGTGTAGCATGCCCCGCACAACTCTCTGTTTCCTGAGGTCCCTGGTGGAACGCATTTGCACCTCACGCAGCAAGTCCCGCATGCCCTGTTGCACACGTTTGGCCTCGAATGAACACTGCACCTCTGCTTGCACAATCCTCCACAATCTGCAATCCCCCAAAGAAATCATGAACCacaaaaatgcattatttttatGAAGATCAAGCTTAAATCTCTACTACACAGCAAAAAACTCGcataaaaaaatgatcttagagagagagagagagactcaccCACTTCCTGCATGAGCCTTCTGTTTGCACCTTTTACAACAAGCTGAAAATACAAATGCCAAACATGTGAATATTCGTAACTTTACTAAGttatttaaacattattttctGAAACAGATATCGTACCGGCAGGTTAAGATGAGGTAGCTCTTCTTCTATCTTGATATCAGAAGAAACCTGCATATATTACATGAAGATCATCAGAGATGGCTGATACAGAGAATCTCTTTTAACAAGAACCATTCTTCAAACAGGCATTTTTATCGAAAGCAATCTGGATTATGTACCATTGTGAAGCAGAAGAGGAAGGCGCCAAAGAGAAAAACCACACGCATTGCCATTATGAGATCGAGGCACTGAGAAGGTACGTCAGTGTCACACTTCTCGGTAGTCACCGCTGAATTGAAAGCAGCTGGCATTGCGTGCTCTTTATAGCCATTTCGATTGTGTCGATATTACTGAAGTGGTCACACTTTCTGCTTGTTATTACCATCAGGCCTGCCTGCCGGGGGGGACGCCTCGAGCTTTGGGCAAAGCCAAATACCATGTATAATGCATGTATGTGTTTTCGTTGCTCTGTAGTGCTAGTGCCAGAGTTGGTAAATGCCCGTGTATGGCTGGCTAGTCGAGTTTGGTGTCGGGGATGggtcaatcatttttaataatattatttcatttcatgtctGATTGCAAGATAAATAAAgtaatttaagaataaaaaataataaataacattattcttacaCAAAACGTATTAGATGGTTCAACATTGTCTAATTAATTCAATGCATCAAAGTTATCAAACGGATATCATTTTAGTGATTGGATTGAATAAAGTCAAGGGTAATTTAGGTCAAACAGAAAAAATATcctaaaattaaatacatataagcaaatcattttaataattttatttatattttagtttattgttagatttatctttaataaataaattaaatatataaaatatttaattgagtttctaataaaatctgaattaatattacaaatttacaatgattgcttttatatatatagtacgagATAAATGGTTGAAAAAATATAAGTGCTACATTTATAagaatatctataaaaaaagtagatttttaaattttgatgtcATATATcgaattgtaaaatttttttaacgaTAAAATAGACctgaaatattataataaattatattaatttataaatttatatttataaaatttaaatttaaataaaatatttctattgcCAGAAATATTACCCTTGTATCCGGATATTGATGACTGATGAATCAACTATGGGTTTGGTTTTCAAACTTATTTCAACTAATTtaatcataataattttttaaaattataaaataataataatattaaaaataatattttatttaatttttaatttttattttaacttaactcaattcaattcaacatctaaatacaaccttatttaacacatttttttaaaacgaaaaTTGAGTAATTTTCctcaaaaataatttatttttcatgccGAAACAATTGTTATTTTGATTTCAAAtaggttcttttatttttttccatatttagggtatcatcattttcaactTTAGATTAATGTTTAAATCAGgaataaatccaaaaaatatcGCAAGCACGTTAGGAGTTTATCCATtttagtataaaaaataaataaataattaaaaaataaaaaataaaaaaactatatttattcCCAAGTGGTACTGCAATATTCCCTGCTGGCCTTGACCATACCAAGGGGCCAAGTTAATTGAAGACAGCTGGACGATGGCTGACGGAAAGTCGGAGACAGGGTTAGGGTAAGAGATTGTATCGTAGTACCATCCGAATCAAAGTTTTTATGTCACGTGGCAATAAGCTGTAGCATCATGACTGGGGAGGTCCTACCGGAGGTGAAAATATCTGAACCCACTCTCATCAAGACGGAGTCAGGACAAACGAGCAAAAACGAAGGAGATCGGATCGGATCGGATGGCCTGAACTGGCTGTGGTTGTAAGTTGTATTTTGTCGGGTAGCGGTCAGGTTAACAAAACAGGGGCCCACTTTACCTGAGAGTGGGTACCCCTGACCGAAGCCCTTTTGCCCAGTTTAAATAAAGGATCAGCCTTCCAGGCTGGCCTAGGATGGAAGCCAGTTCATCATCCATCTGACTCCCATCTTTTTAGATAACAGCTCAGAGTAAAGGCCAATGTGTTCACTCAAGTATGCTAAAGGGATAAAGCCATTTTGCCGCCCGAGCGGTACCGCTTAAGTGTACCGTtcggaaaaaaatatatatattttttatttaatagttaagaaataaattttaagtatattgatatattttttaatgattaaaaaaattattaaaaaattgtaaaaataaattaaaaataaataaaaataaattttacactgAACGGTACGACCAGCGGTACGGGCATAGTAGCCGGACCCATCCTAAAGAGGTCTTGGCCTCAGCCTCACTGTTTCTTTTTCTATCTTCCATGTTTATCCCATTGCCTCGCGTTCTGATACTTCTTGGTGAGTGTAAAATAATGGGTCAAAAGGATGGGACTCATGTTTGACATCACCATCATTCAGATAAACAAAAGGAAGTTGGCCAGCTTCCATTTGTCAACTGATTTGGGTAAGATTGGTtagatgttattttattttatttcatataattattataattttatttaatttttatataaaaaatattttaattaaaaaaattatataaatataaatttataatttgatataatatatagattataaaattaactttttataaaataaatataataaattctataaaattatattaatttataaatttactttatatatatatttattctttttaaactaattaaatttttctaatcattatccatatattaaatatttaataaaattaaaaaattaaaaaaaatgtagtgtgaacttatgtttagaatttttcaactttttattattctcaatttGCTCTTATTGATACAACATATTTAGTAagcatccattttttttttttaatatcaaaagGTAATTTATTCAACCAAAACATGATTACATCAAAGTATCAGACCACACAATTTGTGAAACACAGTCTGGAAATGAATTCTACCAAACTGTCATAGTCTTATAACCTCCATGCATGTTTAACCATTCTGTGTGCAGCTTCATTTGCCACACGACCAGTGTGCTGTATTGTACATCTAGGGTTCTTCTGCATCAAATCTTTCACATCTTTGATCAAATTCCCTAGCAGGGACATAGACTCACCAACAGCAACTGAGTTACTTTCCACCATTAGATCATGTAGTCCCAAAGGAAAACATAATTGTAAACCCCTCAATATTACTAACAGTTCAATCTCCATGGTCAttcacttcattttctttttctgctagTAGACATGATAACCTTTCCCTTTTCATCTCTTGAGGATAATCCTCACTCCTGCCCTACATTGATCATGAAATATAGCCGATCGATATTCAACTTCAACATCCCTGAAGGGAGGAGGTAACCAGCTACACTTCTAAATATTTTCATCTGCTTTGGCTCCATTCTGACCTCATTGTGTTCTTTATACAAAGCATAATCAAACACTTGCTCAGGCTGAAGGATGTTTCCTTCATGCATCTTctgatttcttctataccaCATTTCCCATGCTATAAGGAAAAACTTATCTATTCTCCTTTACTCCCATTGGTAAGCATTCATTTAAgtgatgaataatattattcttatccTAAACTTTACTATTGTAGTCACAGGTGTTGAAATGACACAATTTAAGTCTTTATATGCCTATAACTTTCGCAATCACTTAAACAATTTAACATGAAGAATGAtatttaacttgaaatatgTTAGAACTACAGATGTGATTAAAGATGATAAATCTAATATGAAGATGATAGCTCAAATTAAAATGCCAAGCCACTTACGAAGCTGAACGATTGAGAGGCAATTGCAAGACATGCTTTAGGGATTTGTGATACACAGCACGAACCTTTGGAAAGTTGATATGCAGAGCAGCTAGAGTTTGATTTCCATGATCTTACAGAAGGCTCATGATCTCAAAATACAAAGATGCTAATGTTATgcgacccaaaaataaaaaaatgatcgcATCACTTTGGAAGAATTTCCATACCATGTATTCCTACTCTCCCCTTTTCCCTATTTTCTCTCACATGGGTGCGAGCTTGTAAACCTGCCAGAATAATTACAAAAGCTTCTTGTATCATGCAGCATTAGTTTACgacaagagggaaaaaaaaaagtttgtctGAATGGTTATCAAATGAACAACCATAGCCCACAGTAGCCAGCCATGCTACATGATCTTCGTCGACACGTGGTCGAATCAACTCCACATTCTTCATCCGTCAAACACCGGTGGTCAATACGAGCATCAGGGATGTGGCAAGCACTCTCTGCCTGTTGGTCGCCCTGTCCCCAAGTATTCAATGCTCTGGCTGGACAGACTTGCAAAGACATTGCACTGGCTCGTCTTGCTTTCTTTTCACCCTGTGCAGGAAGAAACCTCATTACTTATGGGCGTACACGTACACACCCAATTCCAGAATTCATTTCAGAACAAAAAAAGTAAGAATTGCAAAACTGCTACCAAAATCAGGAGGCATGCATGCAGAAAAAGAATTCTTAGAAACTTCTGATTCAATCAGGATTCAGGAAGCATATTTGGAAAAGATTAAAGATgggtttaaaatatattatttactataCAACCAGATAAGTAGCAAAGCACCTGAGCAAAAGTCCAGTTTGTTGGGATGTAGGTCTCTGGAAGCCTTTCATGCCAGTCACTTAATACTGGAAGGGGATGACCCTCAGTCGTGAATATAAAATTCCGATTGACCAAAAAGGAATCATCAAACAGAAGATATAGGTACTTGCATCTACAGAAACATTAAAAACATGCCAGAAGGCATCGTTATAGTTTGAGTGTAACAATTCTATGGCAGAGACAATATGCTAGAAGgcaggaagaagaaagaggaggAAAAGGCTCTCACGTTTCAGCAAGGAAAAAACTATGCTGATGATCTTCCAACTGCATGGTTGTTACATCTCTTACGCTTGCATATCCTCCTTCCACTTTGGTGTGTAAATTAAGAGAATTTACAATTGATTCACCCACGTCTAAGTACCATGAATCTGAAAACACGATAAATGATAGGAAGGAAACAATGTAACTTACGAACCTAGAATTTAGGTTAATTCAGTTataaattatttagttatgttatgattatatttattctttttattaattacttatttattaaattatttctatggtaggattttaagtaattagattgctacgacacattttctagaaagattagtaacgtctagtgcctcgtataggtcacgagctaaGACGTGAGATTTCGGAAGCAGCactaagaggtaaatagtatgatcatataaatgtacgcgtaatgtaaatattataattgggtatgataatatgatatagttttgatggttatctacgttgcgctaagagccaagtcaaggttagattgctttcacgaacttctatgaattacgatgatttacatgaaagtaagcctatatatatgttatgcttttatggattgttgattgatggattgaatgttacaaaaatcacatggaaatcatgatatgatcatataataatttaagttaggtattctatgaattaaaatagccagatcatgcatgcttcattcatgtagtacttagaccatatatgccatgtattgttcatgcaataacttaagtcaagcatgccatgtaataaatagcctaatcatgtatgacatgttcattagttctcagatcatgcatgccatgaaatgtcataaaatgattaaatcatgttaggccatgtcatgctatactataccatgtacaagaatatatcatgttatgccatgccatgtacaagaatatgccatgctagaaaagtctaagaagtccaagaaaattatcatgcatcaagaaagataaacattttaaggtaacacggatccaagcgtgtttaccacagttatgctaagacggtaccacggactcaagcgtggttaccacaagttaagtgaaacacggactcaagcgtgtttcactccatgtcatgcaagttaagtgaaacacagacccaagcatgtttcactccatgtcaaacaagataagtgaaacacagacccaagcgtgtttcactccatgtcaagcaagataagtgaaacacggacccaagcgtgtttcactccatgtcaagcaagataagtgaaacacggactcaagcgtgttttactccatgtcaagcaagataagtgaaacacggacccaagcgtgtttcactccacgtcaagcaggataagtgaaatacggactcaagcgtatttcacttcatgttatgcaagttaagtgaaacacggactcaagcgtgtttcactacatgacaagttatgtggtgccatggactcaagcgtggttcaccatgaaataagtacaattcaagataaacaagttactcatgcattcacgcttcatgtttgccatgattatgaatgtttccgcccatgttaatccatgaatgttatatgaaagttatgataaggctttaaaaaccaaatttatgctaagctagatagtattttacggtatgatgtattatttactgagtattcgactcatttttattgtttgtctttttgttttcttctatgttgattgccacagatggtgattatgatgatgcagagctggatggccaggagtagatttagtacaaggacttagagatgaataagtgtcatttacacaaggattaagtttcttttatgtcatttcaataattagtcttgtttaagattagctcatgt
This Carya illinoinensis cultivar Pawnee chromosome 11, C.illinoinensisPawnee_v1, whole genome shotgun sequence DNA region includes the following protein-coding sequences:
- the LOC122280798 gene encoding protein RSI-1-like, with translation MPAAFNSAVTTEKCDTDVPSQCLDLIMAMRVVFLFGAFLFCFTMVSSDIKIEEELPHLNLPLVVKGANRRLMQEVDCGGLCKQRCSVHSRPNVCNRACGTCCVRCKCVPPGTSGNRELCGACYTDMTTHGNKTKCP